One window of the Xenopus tropicalis strain Nigerian chromosome 10, UCB_Xtro_10.0, whole genome shotgun sequence genome contains the following:
- the cbx2 gene encoding chromobox protein homolog 2: MEELSAVGEQVFAAECILSKRLRKGTAEYLVKWRGWSSKHNSWEPEENILDPRLLLAFQKREQEKELRNKKRGKRPRGRPRKNVETDIPLKAKSSSSSSSSSSSSSSSSSSSSSSDDSDADTQQRNPRPRDSHPVPQKKAPAVLARPELKEPVRKKRGRKPLPPEQKLPRRAKGAKPGPKGSLNKLQPGHSVQGFQALKTHSKDMQSSSNNRPGGLSAELLSSIAKNSPSQPNGSSPRSLSWQSSIVHYMNRINQNSSQPGRKPAGSTFNAKRSCLDSKSLFKPRGEVEISPAMPKTSKVHESEEQTHSHTVQSTPPVAAGSNENPSHTAPVQTKTQGMRAVAASPAGQNTQKSNGSPSVGVATSCKADKISKKTGVVGPARLGTTEPQVHPATERAQPTEGQRELADLSTGDDSSLDSDHDSSLSSQDMAVQASQDWKPARSLLEHVFVTDVTANLITVTVKESPTSVGFFNMRHF; the protein is encoded by the exons ATGGAGGAGCTGAGCGCGGTGGGGGAGCAGGTATTCGCGGCGGAATGTATTCTGAGCAAGAGGCTACGGAAG GGCACGGCTGAGTACCTGGTGAAATGGCGGGGCTGGTCCTCCAA acatAACAGTTGGGAACCGGAGGAGAACATTTTAGACCCAAGGCTTCTCTTGGCAttccaaaaaag GGAGCAGGAGAAAGAGCTGAGGAACAAAAAGAGAGGCAAAAGACCAAGGGGAAGGCCCCGGAAAAATGTG GAAACAGACattcctttaaaggcaaaatccagcagcagctcctcctcttcctccagttcatcatcctcatcatcttcctcttcctcctcctctgaTGACAGTGATGCCGACACACAACAGCGCAACCCTCGTCCTCGGGATTCTCACCCTGTCCCTCAGAAGAAAGCACCAGCAGTATTGGCAAGACCAGAACTGAAGGAACCCGTTCGTAAGAAAAGAGGTAGGAAACCTCTGCCTCCTGAACAAAAGCTGCCCAGGCGTGCAAAAGGGGCAAAACCTGGTCCAAAAGGTTCCCTGAACAAACTGCAACCAGGACACAGCGTACAAGGATTTCAAGCCCTTAAAACTCACTCCAAAGACATGCAATCTTCCAGTAACAACAGACCTGGAGGACTATCGGCAGAGTTGCTCTCAAGTATTGCAAAGAATTCCCCAAGTCAGCCAAATGGAAGCTCACCACGAAGCCTTAGTTGGCAAAGTTCTATTGTCCATTATATGAACCGTATAAATCAGAACAGTTCACAGCCCGGAAGAAAGCCAGCAGGCTCCACATTCAATGCAAAGAGGAGTTGCCTGGACTCAAAGAGCCTTTTTAAACCTAGGGGGGAAGTGGAGATAAGCCCAGCCATGCCAAAAACATCCAAAGTTCATGAAAGTGAGGAACAAACTCATTCCCACACAGTACAGTCAACTCCTCCTGTGGCAGCAGGCAGCAATGAGAATCCAAGCCATACTGCCCCTGTGCAAACTAAAACACAGGGCATGCGTGCTGTTGCTGCTAGCCCCGCTGGTCAAAACACCCAGAAAAGCAATGGGTCTCCCTCAGTTGGAGTAGCAACTAGCTGCAAAGCAGATAAAATTAGCAAGAAGACAGGAGTAGTTGGTCCTGCCAGGCTAGGCACTACAGAGCCCCAAGTTCATCCTGCAACAGAAAGAGCACAACCCACAGAGGGACAAAGGGAGCTGGCAGATCTGAGCACAGGTGATGATAGCAGCCTGGACTCTGACCATGACTCTTCACTTTCTAGTCAGGACATGGCTGTTCAGGCAAGCCAAGACTGGAAGCCTGCCCGCAGCCTACTGGAGCATGTTTTTGTGACAGATGTCACTGCCAATCTTATCACAGTCACAGTCAAAGAGTCTCCTACCAGTGTTGGCTTCTTTAATATGCGCCACTTCTGA